In a single window of the Nitrospira sp. MA-1 genome:
- the plsX gene encoding phosphate acyltransferase PlsX — translation MKIAVDAMGGDHGLSPNVEGAIQATRESSLSIILVGDEPSLQSHLDKLGGTKAGIEIFHAPQVVDMHESPALIARKKRDSSIWKATELVKNKQADALVSAGNTGATMVSAFFLLGLIQGVERPAIAATLPTRQGKAIMLDVGATVDCTAKQLFQFGIMGHEYGRHLLGNDRPRVGLLSIGEEDTKGNEVTKETFKLLKDSPINFIGNVEGRDVYSGNADVIVTDGFIGNVALKISEGLADAIKKMLMKEIAQSALGRLSYLFVAGPLLRLRRKTDYAEFGGAPLLGVEGISMICHGRSSSKAIKNAILRAQSLAEGGLIEEIRGDIAHGCR, via the coding sequence ATGAAAATAGCCGTGGACGCGATGGGGGGGGATCATGGATTATCTCCCAATGTCGAAGGAGCCATACAGGCTACAAGGGAATCCTCTCTCTCGATTATCCTGGTCGGAGACGAACCATCTCTCCAATCTCATCTGGACAAACTCGGCGGTACCAAAGCCGGCATTGAAATTTTTCATGCCCCACAAGTCGTGGATATGCATGAGTCTCCAGCGTTGATTGCCAGAAAAAAACGAGATTCTTCCATATGGAAAGCCACAGAATTAGTTAAAAATAAACAGGCCGATGCGTTGGTGTCTGCAGGAAATACCGGTGCCACCATGGTGTCAGCGTTTTTTCTTTTGGGATTGATTCAAGGGGTTGAACGCCCCGCAATCGCCGCGACATTGCCGACTCGCCAGGGCAAGGCAATCATGTTGGATGTCGGTGCCACTGTTGATTGTACCGCCAAACAACTCTTCCAGTTTGGAATCATGGGGCATGAATATGGGAGGCATCTCCTAGGAAATGATCGTCCACGGGTAGGGCTATTAAGTATTGGAGAAGAAGATACAAAAGGGAATGAGGTTACAAAAGAAACCTTTAAATTGTTGAAGGATAGCCCCATTAATTTCATTGGTAATGTTGAAGGGCGGGATGTCTATAGTGGGAATGCCGATGTCATTGTGACGGATGGATTTATTGGCAATGTAGCCTTGAAAATTTCTGAAGGGTTGGCGGATGCGATAAAAAAAATGCTGATGAAAGAAATTGCCCAGTCAGCTCTTGGTCGGCTTTCCTATCTGTTTGTGGCCGGACCCCTTCTGCGGTTACGGCGAAAAACCGATTATGCCGAATTTGGCGGAGCTCCTCTTTTGGGGGTTGAAGGTATCAGTATGATCTGTCATGGTCGTTCCTCATCGAAGGCGATTAAAAATGCGATTCTTCGAGCCCAGTCTTTGGCGGAAGGTGGTTTGATTGAGGAAATCCGAGGCGATATTGCACATGGGTGCAGGTGA
- a CDS encoding ketoacyl-ACP synthase III gives MKSLILGTGAYVPKRVLTNADLERMVDTSDTWITERTGIRERRVVEPGQACSDLAVEAAQRALMAADVAASEIDLILLATCTGDSPLPSTACLIQHRLGAHRAAACDISAACCGFIYALAIADAYVKSGMRHVLVIGSEVMSAITDWTDRNTCVLFGDGAGAVVVGQGTEGSGILSTHLHANGGLSDMIQVPGGGSREPASKEVLEEKRCFIKMKGNETFKIAVKSMEEATKEALEANKLEIGDIDLFIPHQANMRILNAVGQRLGLAREKLMINLDRFGNTSAASIPLALDQAVQEGRIHKGSVVLLAAFGAGLTWASTVIRW, from the coding sequence ATGAAGAGCTTGATTCTAGGGACAGGGGCGTATGTTCCCAAACGAGTCTTAACCAATGCGGATTTAGAGCGCATGGTTGACACTTCGGATACCTGGATTACCGAACGAACAGGGATCAGGGAGCGCCGCGTGGTTGAGCCAGGGCAGGCCTGTTCCGATTTGGCTGTTGAGGCGGCCCAGCGAGCGTTAATGGCCGCTGATGTGGCGGCATCGGAAATCGACCTGATCCTTTTAGCCACTTGCACAGGGGATTCCCCCCTTCCTTCCACAGCCTGTCTTATCCAGCATCGGTTAGGAGCCCATCGGGCAGCGGCTTGCGATATTTCTGCCGCCTGTTGCGGGTTTATTTATGCGTTGGCTATTGCAGATGCCTATGTGAAAAGTGGGATGCGGCACGTATTGGTCATTGGTTCCGAAGTCATGTCAGCGATAACCGATTGGACCGATCGTAATACGTGCGTCTTATTTGGTGATGGGGCTGGGGCGGTGGTAGTCGGTCAAGGCACCGAAGGTTCGGGGATCCTTTCCACGCATTTGCATGCCAATGGCGGACTTTCGGATATGATTCAGGTGCCTGGAGGCGGATCGCGGGAACCGGCATCCAAAGAGGTTCTTGAAGAAAAGCGGTGTTTTATAAAAATGAAGGGTAATGAAACCTTTAAAATTGCTGTCAAATCAATGGAAGAGGCCACCAAAGAGGCATTAGAGGCCAATAAATTGGAAATAGGCGATATCGATCTCTTCATTCCTCATCAGGCTAATATGCGGATTTTGAATGCCGTGGGCCAACGATTGGGGTTGGCTCGAGAAAAGTTGATGATAAATTTAGATCGATTTGGTAATACCTCTGCAGCATCCATTCCGTTGGCGCTCGATCAAGCTGTCCAGGAGGGGAGAATTCATAAAGGGAGTGTGGTGCTCTTGGCAGCATTTGGTGCAGGTCTGACTTGGGCGTCAACTGTAATTCGTTGGTAA
- the rpsR gene encoding 30S ribosomal protein S18 has protein sequence MFSRGEVSVEKGRLFQRKRVCRFCFDKTPLDYKDANLLRNFLTERGRIIPRRTSGNCLRHQRKLTQAIKRARHVAILSFAEEH, from the coding sequence ATTTTTAGCCGAGGAGAGGTTTCTGTGGAAAAAGGAAGATTGTTTCAGCGGAAAAGAGTGTGCCGCTTTTGCTTCGATAAAACACCATTGGATTACAAGGATGCAAATCTATTGAGGAATTTCCTCACGGAACGCGGACGCATTATTCCTCGTCGGACATCTGGAAATTGCTTGCGGCATCAAAGGAAATTAACCCAAGCGATTAAGCGTGCCAGGCATGTTGCTATCCTTTCATTTGCAGAAGAACACTGA
- the rpmF gene encoding 50S ribosomal protein L32, whose amino-acid sequence MANPKHKISKARRDKRRSHLKLSPPNLSTCPQCHEPKPSHTTCLNCGTYKGIAIISVEEG is encoded by the coding sequence ATGGCAAATCCCAAACACAAAATTTCTAAAGCCCGACGGGATAAACGGCGATCCCATCTCAAGCTCAGCCCGCCTAATTTGTCTACGTGCCCTCAATGTCATGAGCCCAAGCCATCTCATACGACATGCCTGAATTGTGGGACCTATAAAGGGATCGCCATTATTTCGGTTGAAGAGGGATAA
- a CDS encoding DUF177 domain-containing protein: MSIIFNLLDVPPAGLQIHHEVEPSALSLSSYEGSPIGSLSCHGELFLTGELSAYFQGKISGRMARECVRCLDQFEEDLSLSCEVEFKKAVKAVKVIVPHRDKGKGVKGGDKPVEEDANEEDVYPISGNEIDLLPAIREQVILASPLQSLCNKNCLGLCQVCGNNLNDGICGCCTPVTDSDPVPNFQQTISKKNPSKRSPASVRRGS; this comes from the coding sequence ATGTCGATAATTTTCAATCTACTGGATGTGCCCCCGGCTGGGCTTCAAATTCATCATGAGGTAGAGCCATCGGCCTTATCGTTATCCAGTTATGAGGGAAGCCCAATTGGTAGCTTAAGCTGTCATGGAGAGTTGTTTTTGACTGGGGAGCTATCAGCATATTTTCAAGGTAAAATTAGTGGAAGGATGGCCAGGGAATGTGTTCGTTGCCTCGATCAATTTGAAGAAGATCTGTCATTATCGTGCGAGGTTGAATTTAAAAAAGCGGTGAAAGCGGTAAAAGTGATCGTGCCGCACAGGGATAAAGGCAAAGGAGTGAAGGGGGGCGATAAACCCGTCGAGGAAGATGCCAACGAGGAGGATGTTTACCCTATTTCAGGAAATGAAATCGACCTCCTTCCAGCTATTCGAGAGCAAGTCATTCTTGCTAGCCCTCTCCAGTCCTTGTGCAATAAAAATTGTCTCGGGTTGTGCCAGGTATGTGGGAATAATTTAAATGATGGCATTTGTGGGTGTTGTACCCCGGTTACAGACTCAGACCCGGTGCCAAATTTCCAGCAAACAATATCAAAAAAAAATCCATCCAAGCGCTCTCCCGCTTCCGTTCGAAGGGGATCGTGA